GGGTGGTCTTCTTGCGTAAGATTTACAACCCCTGTCTGAGATTTGTTCTTCTCCTAGGTATGGAGCACTGGAGACGGTAGGATTAGGTGTGATTACGGCTCCTCCACATCCGAGCCGTATAGATGGCGTAGGGTTTAGTGGGCAATAAATTATAGCTGAGATAATTTGTAAATCAGGGCGTTGGTTTCCATTTGGATATGTTTGAAGCATTGATAGAGCCGGATCACTAGTTTGTAAAAAAAATTGTTCCGATAAATCACCTGTAGCTGAAAAATTATCTGCAAATACATCATCCAAGACAAGGTCTCCATTATTCATCTGTACAACAGGGTCACTTACGGGCCCACTCAAATCAGCAAATGTTATTGGCTCATTTCTTGAGGTTATGTTACCTGTGATTTCAACATCATCTTTGAATTTAGATTTATTCTCAGTATAAAAAGCCCATGGAATACCTTTTGAAATACGAATAAAGTCATCGAATAATGAATTGTTTGGGCTATTTGGCAATGTCGAGAAATTTATATCATTTTCAACGGTTGGATTGAGCGATGGGTCGTATTCAAGGTATCCTGCGAATCCACGTGCCGTGCCTGTACCACCTGTTGCTTGAGTTGCCGTGACTCTACCTTCTACTCCGACCCTTCCAAATAGCCCCTCGCCTTGGGTTGGGCTAGCTTTTAGTCCCATATAATTCCCTAGGGTATACAGACCTGCATTTGCTGAATTTATATCGAAGCCAAAACGGAGTGGTAGCAAATTACCATTTTCATCGGTTGTAAAAGGATCTGGTAAATCGCTGTTGAATAGAGTCTGCCCTATTGAGTTTATATATAGATCACCATCTACATCATCCATATCGTACCCAATTTTGAAAGCTGGGAAATTCACTACTGTGGTATTGGCGGATGGAGGGTTAAGTGCAAATGGAGCAACCGCTATTGCAAAGGCAGCTCCACCAAGTATCCCGGAAATAATCAGGAATAAGTTAACGCTTTTTGAAAAAGTTTTTTTCATAAGGTACTATGAGGTTTAATTTAGATTAAAACAATAAGGTACAGAATATAGTGTGAAATCAGATGCTCCAGGAGGAACGGAGGCATAGGATGTGCATGAACCACCTTTGAGATTTGAAGAAGGTACGGCTCCACGGTAAGGGGCATAAGAGTTAGCTCCGGTAACGTATCCGGAGCAGCCGACTAAATACGCATTAGGAGCGCAGGAGCGAGTAGCATTGAAGATATCAAAATCAGCATAACTTGAGCTACTAGCATTGTCTAAAACGATTGCATCCGGATCTCCGATTAAAAGACGATTATCCAGATTATCTATATTTGAGAAATTCAACACATCAGTTTCAAGATTCCCATTTACATTCATATTTCCGGAGACAGTCGCGTCAGCAGCGATCGTTACAGCAGAGGTGCCATTTTTTATATCACCATCAATTGTAACCGTATCACCGAGGTATGTATTACCGGTAGTATAAAATGCATATGGCGTCATTGGAACGTTAGCGGGTAGTGGCTCGTATTCTTGAAACACCCCTGGCGTTGCGGCATGCTGGATATACCCAACAAATCCTTTCATTATACTCGGAGCCCCTGTTTGATTGCCTATTATTACTCGACCTTCAACACCGACCCTTCCGTATTGATCCGGGTTTTTTGGTATGATATTTACGTCGTTGATACCGGCGACAGGGTTATATGGTGCAGATACATGGAGCCCACCTTTGCTTGAACCTATATTGAGTCCATATTGAGGGTCGTTATAAGAATCGGTTAATGTCCCGGTATGGATATCCATCTTCCCATCATTATCAATACTCACTCCATTGTTATCAGAATCAGTAGCTCCTCCGGCTATATCTAAACTGTGTACGGTAGGGGAGATCGCATCGCCACTAAGGGGTGGAGGTAAAGCGACCGCAAACACGAACTGTGCCAAGAAAATCAAAAAGAAACCACATACGAAAGATAGGTAGGTGATGATGTATTTATTCTTTGGGATTTTTAGCATATGTGTGTTTGTTTGGAGGGCCTTTACATTAAAGCGAAGTTTATGCTTTCTCGCAATATTTTTTAATTGAGTTATTGTTGTTTAATTCGTTTTGTTCAATTCTCCAACTTGATATAACATTTTTGAGATTTCACCAAATGTAATTGGGTCATGTGGACCGAAGTACCCGGTGTCATATCCGCTAACCAGTTCGTTTACAGTACCGGTATCTACATATTGAAAAAACCATTCACTCTTTGGGACGTCCGGGTAAAATTGAAAACCTCCACGAAGGATATGAACGTTGAATGCTCGGAGTATCATAGCCAGAGTTTCACTGCGACTTATAGATGAGTCAGGGTGGAACGATCCGTCCGGATAGCCTTCAACTATGCCAAGTTCCTCCGCTTCAAGAATATATTTATAGTTTGGGTTAGAGCTTCCAACGTCTGAAAATCTTGGTTCATATCTTATTGTAAATACATTAACTCCAAGTTTTTTTAGAATCATTTTGATAACTTCGCCTCGGGAAACAGGTTTGTCCGGATTAAAATCATTATCATATCTGGTAGCTATGATACCGGCATCATTAAGCATTTTGAGATACGGCGAAGCCCAGTGCAATTCGATGTAAGCGATAGCAGTCCCGATCCGGCCATCTTTATCACGTACATCCATGCGGATTTTTTGAGTCCCGGTTCTTTGGTCCGGATGATTGAACTTGAGAAATTTCCTATACCCTATGCGTGCGAAACCGGAATCATATATTATATCATCCGGCCCGTTGTAATCTGTATCCCATCTAAATTCCAAGCTATTGAATTCGGTTTCATCATCAAAACTTTTTTCTCCGGAGAAACGGAACATAGTATCAAATGTCCCAATTTTCGGTTCTATATCGAGTACCGCAACAGGGATAGTGTTTTCTAGGATTTCAAGATTTCTAGTAAATTCACTTCTTTCATTGTTTGGATCTTTTACTTGCAATGTTATTTTTTGCATACCTTTGACTCCATATCCATAAGTGTAAGAGGCGAAGGTGCGGCTAGACCAATCTGTATCGTATACCTTGTCTCCGTTGAAGTCCCAGCGATATTGAAGTCTTTGTGATTTGTATTGATCATCAAATGATTCATTGGCATTGAATCTGAATATTTGTGCAGGAGAACCTTTATCGGGATCCATAGTAAAAAACGCAGTCGGCTTTGTATTGCGAACGATTTTTATAGTTTTAACCGTATGGTCAAATTGCCCAGACCCATCTTTTACCGCTAATTTTACGTCAAAAGTTCCCATATCCCAAAATACTTTACTTATGGTTGGTTCAGTTAAAAACCCGGTATCATAGTTTCCGTCACCATTAAAATCCCACCTATATAATAGGGCTGTTTTTTCAGGGTCTCTTGAGGTTCTGGCATCAAAGAAAAATTCCGTACCTATTATACCTTCGGCTATTTGCCCCATACCTACATTTGTTTTTACAATAAATTTAGCTTCAGGCGGAAAATTTGTAGGGTCATCATTTACATTTGGAGTGTATGTTCCCTGCGCTAAAGCATTTTGACTAAACATCAAAGCCACTGTCAGCACTGACATAGATGCCGTGGCAGCCAAACCAACCCTAAATAAATCTTTGAAAATAGCCTTCATGTTTTTTGTATTTATTTTCGCTACCAAATATACACTAATCTAGTAAGACTTCGCAAATAAAACTCTTTGGTTTGCATCTTTTCCGGAATAGAAACATTTTTGACCTGTTACGTTTTCATCTTCAATTATTCTAATAGTTGCCTTGGTTTCATCTTGCACGCGCTCTTCGAGCGCGCCATCTCCGCACCAATACACTCTGACGAATCCTGGTATATCTTGTTCGATAGCCTTTTTGAAGTCATCCATATTGTCAACAGTGTGGGTGTTGGCTTCTCTAAAATCCAAAGCATCTTTATATAAGTTCTCTTGAATTTCATCTAAAAGTTTTTGTACATCTTCTGCGTCGAATTTGCTATGTATCTTGTGTGTGATTTTTTCTTGAGTGTCTCTACGTGCCAATGTAAATTCACCGTTTTCGAAATCGCGAGGGCCCATCTCAATTCTAATCGGAACGCCTTTTACTTCGTATTCGTTGAATTTAAATCCCGGGGACACATTGTCGCGGTCATCCAGATGTACTCGGATATTTGCTTCCCTGAGATCTTTTTCTATTTTATTGAATATGTCGAGAACTTTCTTTTTGCCTTCATCATCTTTCCAAATAGGGATAAGCACCACCTGTATTGGTGCGACAGTTGGAGGCAGTCTCAGTCCTTTGTCATCTCCCAAGCACACGATCAATGTCCCGACAATTCTTGTAGAAACTCCCCATGATGTTTGCCATGCATGTTTGAGTTCTCCATCTGTATCTTGAAATTGAATTCCGAATGCTTTTGCAAACGTCTGTCCCAAATGATGAGAAGTTCCGGCTTGAATTGCTTTACCGTCTTTTGCGAGAGCTTCTGTTGTCATAGTATATAGAGCTCCTGCGAAAGTCTCTTTGCGAGATTTTTTACCGGTTACAACAGGTATGCACAAAAATTCTTTATCGAATGTCGCATACATATTGAGAGCTTTTTCTACAAATTCTGCCGCATCCTCTGATGTCGCATGTACAGTATGTCCTTCTTGCCATAGAAATTCTGTAGTTCGAAGGAATGGTCGAGTTCGCATTTCCCAACGTACAACATTCGCCCATTGATTCAGAAGTAATGGCAAATCTCGGTGGCTTTGAACCCAGCGAGAATAAGTGTCGTAAATAATAGTTTCAGAAGTAGGGCGCACAAATAGATTTTCTTCCAGCTTTTTGCCACCTCCATGAGTGACAACTGCACATTCGGGAGCAAAACCTTCTATATGATCTTTTTCTTTTGTCAGAAAACTTTCCGGTATAAACATTGGAAAATAACAATTTCTAACTCCGAGGGCCTTGATACGTAGATCCATCTCTCTTTGGATATTTTCCCAAATTGCATAACCCCAAGGTTTGATAACCATACATCCGCGTACCGCAGAATTCTCTGCCATATCAGCTTCTTTGATCACGTCCAAATACCATTTTGAAAAATCTTCACTTTGCGGAGTTATACGAGCCATACTTCTTAAGTTAATAAATTTAAGTCAACAACCTTAATTCTTTGGCATTCTACTGAAAAGTATATGTATATGACAATACGGTTTTTATGTACATGGAAATATTGACAAATTTCAAATTAAGCATAAATTGCAAGTGGAGTTTATTTTATAACATTTTAAACATGGATGCGGAAAATGATAGACCGGTTGATCGAAAACGTACTGAGGATGAAATAGAAGTTAGAGTGAAAGATGGTGATATGCATTTTGGAGGAAGTCCATATAGAGGTAAGGTTGAGCAAAAATTAAGAGGCTTCGAACTTACTTTATCGGACGTTGAGGATCATTTAAGTCGTATTGGTGAATTAGCTCATTCAGAACGTGCAAGAACTGTGCGAGTTAGGATAGCAGATGTATTGGCAGGTAAAGAGCAGGCTGCTTAATTATTACTTTCGGTGTTTTCAGAAGACACATTTATAGCTTCGCCTTGGATTACTTCTATTTTAATGTTCTCTGGGACAGCTGGTAGGTTAGGGGCCCAGCTTGGCCATGTACTTATGTTCACTTTGTTTATCTCCGGGAGATTTTGGATGTAGTCAGCGGCTTCTTTTTTACTTTTGCCGATGACATGTTCTTTTATTTTTTTAATAAGCCTTTGTCCGGTTTCACTGTCCGGATTGATGTCGAATTCTTCGATGCCTTTTATTGAGGCGGTTATTTTTATAATTCCGGTTTGCTTGTCTATATCAGCTATGTCATAAGCAAATGATTGATCATATATATATACGAGTCGTTTATCAGGGCTTTTGTGAGTCTGTAAATCTTGACGAAGGATGTTCATTACTTCATTGAAATTGTATGCGATTCCGGTGACTTTGACCTCTCCTGATACGTCAAATTCTTGCAATTCTTTATCGATGAGGTCAGGTGCGACGGTGTATTTGGGTTCTGAGAAGGTTAGTACAAATGAATCCTCCATTAATTTTAAATTGGTGTTTTTGAGACTGTTATCCATCTCGATTTTATCTCGTAGCGCACTGACAGCATCAGATTTCATGACTTCCAATAACTTTTCTTTTGAGGCACTTATGTCTTCCTTCACCACTCGTGGTGAACTTATGCTTTCTCCACCTGTAAAGTTGAATTTACTCTCTCCATAAAGTAGATTTTGACTTTCTTTGGAAAGGCCCGGTACGAAAAAATGAGAAGGTCCTATATTACCTTTGTCACCTATAACTTGTCCGTAGGCATCTTCAATATCAGCAACGACACTTACAGCGAGTTCTCCCGGTACGCTGTCTGCATAAGCACTTCTATTCTCGCGTATCTTCGGAATCTCTCTGCTAGCTGGGATTATGGCATCCGTTTTTATACGGAATACGAGGCCATCCTCTGTTTGGAATCGAGTATCTTTTACGAGTGGCCAGTTGTGATTACTTTTATTGATTATAGTTATTTCCCCGGAAGAATTTGATCCTTCAAAAAGGTGTCCTGTAGAACTATATTGTATTGTTTTATTGATTGTTTCTTCTACTTTGTAGGTTTCTATAATATTGCCTGGAGAGGTGCTAAATAACCGAGGGTTACGTGTTTTGTCTGCAAGAGTTATATTTACACTTCTCTGTAGAGTGTTTGGGCTTGTTGTGAGCTCGATCAGAGCTCCGGGCAAAGCAAAATAGGCGATCAAGGTAAAGAGTCCAATACTTGCTATGATCAATGTTGAGAATGCTCGCTTGCTCGGTGTAACGAATACTAGTTTCCTGTCATTTTGTTTCCCGATTTTTTCTGTGATCTTAGTTATATTTGTCAAAAGGTCGAACTTGCTACTTGCATTGTCGCGGGTTTTTTTAACGATTTCTATTATAGATAATTTTTTTAGTCTGCGCCGTTTTGGGTCATCATCTAGCTTTTCATTGCTTAGCGCCACCATTGGTTCGTGGACGTTTGTTTTAGTTTTTTGGGTTTGCGTACCTATAAGGTCAGCATCAAGAGAGTCAAAGCTTTTTATCTCGGCTTGGGCGGCAAGTTTCAATCCAACTGTATCTTTGGTTACGATAAAGAGCTCCTTATCAATATCAACAAGTTTTTTATTTATTATTTTTAAATTAACAATACTATGAAAAAGTGCGGCCCGTTTTGGTACAACTAAGTATATTTTTTTATTTGGTAGATTTTTGACGCAGTCAAAAATCGTAGTTATTTCATCATCGATTTCTATATAAACTATCTTTTTTTTTATGGGTGGTCGAACTTTATGGCCACTGCTTATTGGCTTTTCCTCTTCGTTGGTCATTTTTTTTGTTAACTTGTAATCCTTACTACTTTTCGTAGTAAGCTTGATAATACTTTTTCTTCTCCGGTGTATTCTATTCCAAGGTGGGCAAGTGCCATTGGAGTTATATCCTGCTGGTCTACTATTTTACCGGTATCATCAGTTAATGAAGTTATATATTTGGGCTTCATGAAGCTTATCTGTGGCTTGCGAGCAAATGGTAACTTTTTATGCCAGTCACGTGATTCAAGGGCTTCTTTGATTTCCGGAAGTTTAGAGCCACCACCTGAAAGCAATATTCTAGATGGGAAAGTTTCGATATTTTCAAATTCACTTAGTGTGAGTAAAACTCCGGCAAGCCATACTTCGCTGTCGCTCCGCATGGCCTCTCGCACAATCTTACTGGATTGTTGTTCGAGCTGCTCCTCTGAATAGGCGATTTTTATATCTTCGGCTTCATCAAAAGATATGTTCAATTCTTGACTTAATCTTTTGGTAAAACTCCTTCCGCCAAGGCTAAACATCTTTGTTCCTTCGAGACTGCCATCTGCAACGATTGCAATATCCGTAGTGCCACCTCCGATATCTATAAATATAGTGCTCATATGTCCGCCATCTTCATTTGGTATGGATCGTGAGATTGCATATGGCTCAGAAGTTATTGCAAGTAGCTCCATATCTAGTTCGGCAGCTATGGTTTGCAAAGCACCATAATGAATTAATGGTGAAAATGCATTAAATACATTCATAGTTATTTCCTTCCCTTCAAACCCTATTGGGTTTGAGACTTTGTATCCGTCTATGCGGACATCAACGATTGCCGCATTTACGAGTTTGACATCTATCTCATTGTAACCGGTTTCATATGCGAGTTCTTCACGAGCTTTGTCGTAGGCTTTCCACTGTACTTTGTGTACGATATTTTTTAGCTCATCTATATTTATCTTTGTTTCCGGTGATTTGCGGATGTAGGTGATTTTTGTTGTGATACCTTTGACAAGTTCGCCGGCAACGCCAAGTATCAATTGGCCCGGCATAACGTCAGCAATTCTTTCCGCATTTTTGATAGCGGTATTACAATTTTTAATAACAGCAGCTATGTCGGTAATAGCGCCACTTTGCATGTCGCCCAATTTTTGACGACATTTACCAATTCCTATTATTTTACCTTTGTTGCCATCGGTCTCATATATCAAAGCTTTTACGGATTCTGTCCCGATATCTAGGGCGAGTACATGATATTTTTCCGAGCGATTTTTCTTAAAAAGATTAAGCATGGGGGTGTTGAAGGTAATATTGAATAGGCTCCAAGGGGACTTTTTATGAAGTTGGTACAACTTCAGTTTCACTTTCTGCCTCTGTAGCTGTCTCTGCCTCTACTTCTACTTCTTCCGGCTCATAGGTTCTTATGTATTCAACTGACTCAATACACGTTTGTTTAAATTCTTCATTCTCGGTAATTTGTTCACAAATGCTATTGTCTAGGCTTGCTACGGCAACTTTTCTGAAACAAAATTCTTTATCTTTGCTGCGCGCTATCTCCGAGCAAATCTCTGCATCCTTATTTTTCTCGGCTAGATTTGATAAACATATATATGTCTCAATTTCATTCTCATTATCAAAACATAGGTCCTTGTGATCAAATTTCACAGCGACGTTCCGTATGCATGTATTACGAACTCCATTTTCTATCTTGTCACATGTTTTTAGTGCCGATTTCTCAGTTTCTTTTTCAAGAGCGATTTGCATCACGCAACTCCCTTGGGTTAGTGCGCTTTGATAATCTGTATTGCAGGCTTCGATTCTTGCGTTGTCAGTGCCACATGCAGACAAAATAAGTGTGGTTACGATAATAAGTGGTAGGATGTAAACGGACATCGAATACTTTTTCATCTTTTTCAAGGTTAGAATTATGATATAGTCAGTACAGGAGTTTTACCTATTATTCACTCTTTATGCAAGTTAAATTAAGTGCAAATAATATGCCAATAAATGACAAATTTGAGAAGTATATAACATATATTGAGATAGATGGCATGAAGATAAGATATGCATCCATTGGTTCTGGTAGGCCACTTTTTATGCTGCATGGGTGGGGTGGGGATTTGCATTCGTGGAAGCCACTGGCAGGATATTTGTCGAAGAAAAAGTATAAGATATTTAGCTTGGATATGCCTGGCTTTGGCAAGAGTGCTATGCCAAAAAAAGCTTGGTGTATCGCTGATTATTCAGCTTTTATTGAAAAGTTTGTACAAAAAATTTATACAAAATATGGGTTGAAAGGAGGGTATAATGTTGTAGTTCACTCGTTCGGAGGCCGGGTTATTCTAAAATTATTTGAAACACCTGGAGATTTAAAGTCTCCGACTTTAAATCGAATAGTGTTTATTGCTCCAGCCGGTATTAAGCATAGTCTCTCATTTAGTAAGAGAGTCCTGCAAAATATTGCAAAGTTCGGTGCCGGTATTTTCGACTTACCACCACTTCGTTTGTTTAAGCGTTCAGCTCGTAAATTAATGTACGGAATCTTGCGTGTACATGACTACGAAAACACATCAGGCGTGATGAGGAAAACATTCTTAAACGTTATAGGCGAGGACTTAACCGGCAATCTTGAACAAATAAATTGTCCAACATTGATAGTTTGGGGCACTGATGATACTTATGTACCGGTTTCTGACGCATACATTATGGATGATAAAATTAAAAATTCCAGCTTAAAAATAATAAAAGGTGGTCGTCATGGGATCCACAAAACCCACGCAAAAGAAATAGGTGGTTGGATTGATGAATTTATTGGTTAGAACAGGTTGGGTTTACGAATGGGCATTAAATATAGTTGGTTTTTTGTGGAATGCAGCTTTGCCAGACCCACCTTAAGGGTGAATGAAGCGCCACCATGTAATATTTCTAAAAATCGTCCAGTCAAAACGTCGTATTATGGCTTCTGGGCGCGCATTTTTGAGACTTTTATGTTGACTCAAAATGGTGAGCGTATGGTAAAATTCTCGTAGAGAAATAACTGATTTTCTCCTTCAAAAGCAATTTCATAATTACACGCTCATGAACCAATTCAAAACAATTTTTCAAAAACAAAATGAAACACAAACATCTAAAGAGCAAATCAACACTCTGCATCTCGAATTCCAAACATACGGTCTCAATGCGAAAGAATGGATACAAAAATGTAAGATGTTACTTCCAAAAATTCAACAACAAGAAGTGTGGCGAGCCAAGGGATTTGCAAATATTTATGAATATGCGCGCGTGTTTGCTGGTATGAGCACGTATGCGGTCGATGATGCTCTTTGGATTATGAAAAAGCTTGATAACAGGCCGATGTTGCAAAAAATTGCGCAGCAAAAAGGGATAAATGCAGTGCGTCCGGTGCTGACAATCGTGACCGAAGAAAGTGAAAAGTTTTGGGCGACCAAGACGATGACCATGAGTAAAAACACTTTGGAAACATACGTAAAAGAATACAAAGGTGAAGTGCGGAATATTCCTGTAGAATCAGCTGTGGATAACGGAAAAGAAACCATGAAGTTAGAAAATGAACCACCGCAGGAATCTTGTACTAGTACGAGTCAGAGTCCTAAAAACCGCATAACAAAGTCAATTTATATGAAATTAAATGTGAAAACGATTGAGAGATTGAAAAAAATAAAAGGTGAGAAGGAGTGGGATGAATTTCTAAATTACATGTTGGACTCTGTGGAAAAAGGTCAGAGTGATGGGGGTTGTGCAAATTTGGATAAGCTTGCGAATCAAGCGTTTGAAGAGCCAAAACCTGAGCCCGTAAATACCGGAAAACGTTATATTCCTGCGAAGATTAAGAAATATGTTGTTGCAAAAACAAGTGGGCATTGCGCATATCCGGGATGTAGCAAGCCATATGAAATTTTGCATCACACCGAGCGCTTCGCGCTCGATGGAGCTCATGACCCAGATACCTTAGTGCCACTTTGTAAATCGCATGAACGGCTTGCGCATGCGGGACTAATCGAAGGTGAAGAAGGTGGTGTAATAAATTGGTGTGTCAGGCTAAATGAGGAGACAAAAAATGCAAAGTACAAAATCGATAAAAAAGTGAATCTGTACTATGTTAGAAAGTAAGGTGATCACAAGATAAAAACATGTCGCTCAATTAATCATACTCATGCTAGTATACGGAGTGAATGATAGTGAGGAATATTTTAAAGATTAACTATGTTTACGTTTTTAATACTTCTATACATCTTCTCAAGTTTGAATGGGGCGATATACTACACATACTTGTGGCAGTTGAAGGAGTATCGTCTCGATAGGATGATTGACTCTATGAGGACAAGGTCTGGACTACATAAGATCATGCCAAATTTTCAGATTGTTAAGGTCTTATTATTGGCTATTGGAATAGGTCATTTTTTCTTTGTAAAAGATATCGGTATTTTTTCTTTTTATGCATTATTGGCGCTCTCGCTCGAGTTGTTGGAATTTTTAACTCGAGTAATTTCAAGGCAAGTTTTTCGTCCGAAAAAAACTACTAAGGCATTTTTGATTACAGCGGGAACATTTTTCTTGATGATGATACTCGGTCTGATCGTAAATTATTCTGTCCTAGAGATAGGGAGAGTTGCTTTGTATATACTTGTTATAAGTATTTTGGTGGGTGACTTGAACTCATTGGTTGTATTTTTGTTTCATCCGATAACTGCGCATATGAAGCGTAAGGTTATTTTAAATGCGAAACGGAAGATGGCTGCGAATAAGATGAAAGTTATAGGAATAACCGGTTCATACGGTAAAAGTAGTACAAAAGAATTTTTGTATCAGATTTTGGAGTCGCACTATAAAGGGAAGGTTTTTAAGACTCCCGGAAATACAAACGTAGATATAGGAGTGGCTCAGGAAATCTTGAAGGGACTTAAAACAGAACATGAATATGCGATCATCGAGATGGGTGCATACAAAAAAGGTGAGATCAAAGCGATATGTGACATAGTGCATCCGGATATAGGTGTCGTTACGGCTGTTGCCGACCAACATCTCGCATTATTTGGTTCATTAAAAAACATACAAGAGGCGAAATATGAGTTGATAGAATCGC
This window of the Candidatus Peregrinibacteria bacterium genome carries:
- a CDS encoding alpha/beta hydrolase produces the protein MQVKLSANNMPINDKFEKYITYIEIDGMKIRYASIGSGRPLFMLHGWGGDLHSWKPLAGYLSKKKYKIFSLDMPGFGKSAMPKKAWCIADYSAFIEKFVQKIYTKYGLKGGYNVVVHSFGGRVILKLFETPGDLKSPTLNRIVFIAPAGIKHSLSFSKRVLQNIAKFGAGIFDLPPLRLFKRSARKLMYGILRVHDYENTSGVMRKTFLNVIGEDLTGNLEQINCPTLIVWGTDDTYVPVSDAYIMDDKIKNSSLKIIKGGRHGIHKTHAKEIGGWIDEFIG
- the murF gene encoding UDP-N-acetylmuramoyl-tripeptide--D-alanyl-D-alanine ligase is translated as MFTFLILLYIFSSLNGAIYYTYLWQLKEYRLDRMIDSMRTRSGLHKIMPNFQIVKVLLLAIGIGHFFFVKDIGIFSFYALLALSLELLEFLTRVISRQVFRPKKTTKAFLITAGTFFLMMILGLIVNYSVLEIGRVALYILVISILVGDLNSLVVFLFHPITAHMKRKVILNAKRKMAANKMKVIGITGSYGKSSTKEFLYQILESHYKGKVFKTPGNTNVDIGVAQEILKGLKTEHEYAIIEMGAYKKGEIKAICDIVHPDIGVVTAVADQHLALFGSLKNIQEAKYELIESLGDDGVAFFNNDSEGASELLKWASGSDKKIISYACEGTAKVMALHVNVKEREIDFDIHGVQFMAPVFGKQNLPNLLSAISVAHECGMTLQEISKAVRKIEMPDGIMCLKESVSRGADIFVIDDSYNANPDGVRAALDYLANFKGYKKILIFPGMLELGAKTDIEHINVGEKIRAICDFSVFTSEDFLKPIMIGLGQDYDESKYIFSDSAEVILQAIKGVSENEKAVILFESRGAEAVMRELLK
- the proS gene encoding proline--tRNA ligase — its product is MARITPQSEDFSKWYLDVIKEADMAENSAVRGCMVIKPWGYAIWENIQREMDLRIKALGVRNCYFPMFIPESFLTKEKDHIEGFAPECAVVTHGGGKKLEENLFVRPTSETIIYDTYSRWVQSHRDLPLLLNQWANVVRWEMRTRPFLRTTEFLWQEGHTVHATSEDAAEFVEKALNMYATFDKEFLCIPVVTGKKSRKETFAGALYTMTTEALAKDGKAIQAGTSHHLGQTFAKAFGIQFQDTDGELKHAWQTSWGVSTRIVGTLIVCLGDDKGLRLPPTVAPIQVVLIPIWKDDEGKKKVLDIFNKIEKDLREANIRVHLDDRDNVSPGFKFNEYEVKGVPIRIEMGPRDFENGEFTLARRDTQEKITHKIHSKFDAEDVQKLLDEIQENLYKDALDFREANTHTVDNMDDFKKAIEQDIPGFVRVYWCGDGALEERVQDETKATIRIIEDENVTGQKCFYSGKDANQRVLFAKSY
- a CDS encoding S-layer homology domain-containing protein translates to MKAIFKDLFRVGLAATASMSVLTVALMFSQNALAQGTYTPNVNDDPTNFPPEAKFIVKTNVGMGQIAEGIIGTEFFFDARTSRDPEKTALLYRWDFNGDGNYDTGFLTEPTISKVFWDMGTFDVKLAVKDGSGQFDHTVKTIKIVRNTKPTAFFTMDPDKGSPAQIFRFNANESFDDQYKSQRLQYRWDFNGDKVYDTDWSSRTFASYTYGYGVKGMQKITLQVKDPNNERSEFTRNLEILENTIPVAVLDIEPKIGTFDTMFRFSGEKSFDDETEFNSLEFRWDTDYNGPDDIIYDSGFARIGYRKFLKFNHPDQRTGTQKIRMDVRDKDGRIGTAIAYIELHWASPYLKMLNDAGIIATRYDNDFNPDKPVSRGEVIKMILKKLGVNVFTIRYEPRFSDVGSSNPNYKYILEAEELGIVEGYPDGSFHPDSSISRSETLAMILRAFNVHILRGGFQFYPDVPKSEWFFQYVDTGTVNELVSGYDTGYFGPHDPITFGEISKMLYQVGELNKTN
- a CDS encoding cell division FtsA domain-containing protein; this translates as MLNLFKKNRSEKYHVLALDIGTESVKALIYETDGNKGKIIGIGKCRQKLGDMQSGAITDIAAVIKNCNTAIKNAERIADVMPGQLILGVAGELVKGITTKITYIRKSPETKINIDELKNIVHKVQWKAYDKAREELAYETGYNEIDVKLVNAAIVDVRIDGYKVSNPIGFEGKEITMNVFNAFSPLIHYGALQTIAAELDMELLAITSEPYAISRSIPNEDGGHMSTIFIDIGGGTTDIAIVADGSLEGTKMFSLGGRSFTKRLSQELNISFDEAEDIKIAYSEEQLEQQSSKIVREAMRSDSEVWLAGVLLTLSEFENIETFPSRILLSGGGSKLPEIKEALESRDWHKKLPFARKPQISFMKPKYITSLTDDTGKIVDQQDITPMALAHLGIEYTGEEKVLSSLLRKVVRITS
- a CDS encoding HNH endonuclease signature motif containing protein, whose product is MNQFKTIFQKQNETQTSKEQINTLHLEFQTYGLNAKEWIQKCKMLLPKIQQQEVWRAKGFANIYEYARVFAGMSTYAVDDALWIMKKLDNRPMLQKIAQQKGINAVRPVLTIVTEESEKFWATKTMTMSKNTLETYVKEYKGEVRNIPVESAVDNGKETMKLENEPPQESCTSTSQSPKNRITKSIYMKLNVKTIERLKKIKGEKEWDEFLNYMLDSVEKGQSDGGCANLDKLANQAFEEPKPEPVNTGKRYIPAKIKKYVVAKTSGHCAYPGCSKPYEILHHTERFALDGAHDPDTLVPLCKSHERLAHAGLIEGEEGGVINWCVRLNEETKNAKYKIDKKVNLYYVRK